Proteins encoded by one window of Desulfomonilia bacterium:
- a CDS encoding helix-turn-helix domain-containing protein has product MFNQSTVYLFSAWLFFILAVGQLLIRNKTADQYFSAVFYFSLGLWIVIAGSIWEFSYLPDLHISLTFIRAPLFYFYFCIIIDPQFRFDKKSLLHLLPGVVVFFTLLSVSFKDVNLNVPVLDVLEGTAGNPAAGLFSILLFISLCLPLVYLGYIIFRYRLLFFGNVTNFSTKVVFFQVAYSIVAIGTASAEQFFYGRMQPASMGMASLVPIIFLLSMMRYPEYIRLIKIETEKTRYALSRIQGLDLDRIFRDMQRLMEEDHIFADEGLSLPSLSEKLSISPQQLSEILNTKMNKTFYEYVNEFRINEAKRLLIEQPEDKISYIALKAGFNSISSFYNAFHKATGESPGGYRKKGLSGKIDEITTGN; this is encoded by the coding sequence GTGTTCAACCAGTCGACAGTATATCTTTTCAGCGCATGGTTATTCTTTATTCTCGCCGTGGGTCAATTACTGATTCGAAACAAGACCGCCGACCAGTATTTCTCAGCCGTATTTTATTTCAGTCTCGGCCTATGGATAGTCATTGCAGGGTCGATATGGGAATTTTCTTATCTTCCTGATCTGCATATTTCATTGACATTCATCAGGGCACCGCTTTTCTACTTCTACTTCTGCATAATAATAGATCCACAGTTCAGGTTTGACAAAAAAAGCCTTCTTCATCTGCTCCCTGGCGTCGTTGTGTTTTTCACATTGCTGAGCGTCTCGTTTAAGGACGTGAACCTTAACGTACCCGTCCTCGACGTTTTAGAGGGTACAGCAGGGAACCCGGCAGCCGGACTATTCTCCATCCTGCTCTTCATATCGCTTTGCCTTCCGCTCGTATATCTCGGTTACATTATCTTCCGTTACCGACTGCTCTTTTTCGGTAACGTAACAAATTTTTCGACCAAGGTCGTTTTCTTCCAGGTGGCGTATTCGATTGTCGCCATAGGCACGGCCTCAGCCGAACAGTTTTTCTATGGAAGAATGCAGCCTGCCAGCATGGGGATGGCTTCCCTGGTCCCGATAATCTTCCTTCTCAGCATGATGAGATACCCTGAATACATACGGCTCATTAAAATTGAGACAGAAAAGACCAGATATGCCCTGTCGCGAATTCAAGGACTGGATCTCGACCGTATATTCAGGGACATGCAGCGCCTGATGGAAGAAGATCATATATTTGCAGATGAAGGCCTATCCCTTCCAAGTCTTTCCGAAAAACTTTCGATTTCACCGCAGCAGCTTTCGGAAATCCTCAACACAAAAATGAACAAAACCTTTTATGAATATGTAAACGAGTTCCGCATAAACGAGGCCAAACGTCTTCTGATCGAACAGCCTGAGGACAAGATTTCCTACATCGCGCTGAAGGCTGGATTTAATTCCATTTCATCTTTTTATAACGCATTTCACAAGGCCACAGGCGAATCTCCGGGTGGCTACAGAAAAAAGGGATTGTCTGGCAAGATTGATGAAATAACCACCGGTAACTGA
- the nrdR gene encoding transcriptional regulator NrdR has translation MRCPSCAGVEDKVIESRPSRDGSAIRRRRECTHCGHRFTTYEQIEEFIPVIVKKDGSRETLNPEKILSGLRKACEKRPVPTDEIDAIKDSIVQEIQARGEKEVPSSFVGERIMDKLHSLDPVAYVRFASVYRDFKDVNEFMSEIQGLIKRPRK, from the coding sequence ATGCGGTGCCCCAGTTGTGCCGGGGTGGAAGACAAGGTGATCGAATCAAGGCCGAGCCGGGATGGTTCGGCCATCCGCAGACGCAGGGAATGCACACATTGCGGTCACAGGTTCACTACATATGAGCAGATCGAGGAGTTCATCCCGGTTATTGTAAAAAAAGACGGCTCAAGGGAAACTCTCAACCCTGAAAAAATCCTCTCCGGCCTGAGGAAGGCCTGCGAAAAAAGGCCAGTCCCTACAGACGAGATCGATGCGATAAAGGATTCCATCGTCCAGGAAATTCAGGCCAGGGGCGAAAAGGAAGTACCTAGTTCCTTTGTCGGAGAGCGCATAATGGACAAGCTTCACAGCCTTGATCCTGTTGCTTATGTCAGGTTCGCATCGGTATACCGTGACTTCAAGGACGTCAACGAGTTCATGAGCGAAATACAGGGGCTGATAAAAAGACCGAGAAAATAA
- the glyA gene encoding serine hydroxymethyltransferase encodes MRNLMQTDPEVFYAIEEELTRQRNKLELIASENIVSDAVLEAQGCVMTNKYAEGYPAKRYYGGCEYVDVAEDLAIERAKKLFGAEFANVQPHSGSQANMAVYFTILEPGDTYLGMNLAQGGHLSMGSPVNFSGKLYKVVPYGVRKDDHRIDYDEVRDLAKKHRPKLIIAGASAYPRIIDYKLFREIADEAGAYFMVDMAHIAGLVATGLHPSPVPYADFVTTTTHKTLRGPRGGMILCRDEMGKKLNSSVFPGMQGGPLMHVIAAKAVALKEAMQPEFKTYQEQVVKNAAAMADEFIKLGFKLVSGGTDNHLMLMDLSETDITGKDGQTWLDDAWITVNKNTVPNETRSPFVTSGIRIGTPAVTTRGMKEADVRNIAGMIARILNSKGNPDVIEEVRKEVGELTSKFPIYQEL; translated from the coding sequence ATGAGAAATCTTATGCAGACCGACCCGGAAGTATTTTATGCGATTGAAGAAGAGCTTACGAGACAGCGTAACAAGCTCGAACTGATAGCTTCGGAAAATATAGTCAGCGATGCGGTACTCGAGGCGCAGGGCTGCGTAATGACAAATAAATATGCCGAAGGATATCCGGCAAAGCGATACTACGGCGGATGTGAATATGTAGATGTAGCCGAGGATCTTGCCATAGAAAGGGCTAAAAAGCTTTTCGGGGCTGAATTCGCTAACGTCCAGCCTCATTCAGGCAGCCAGGCCAACATGGCCGTATATTTCACCATCCTCGAACCGGGAGATACATATCTCGGCATGAACCTTGCCCAGGGCGGCCATCTTTCAATGGGTTCACCCGTCAACTTTTCCGGAAAGCTGTACAAAGTCGTACCTTATGGGGTCAGGAAAGACGACCACCGCATAGATTATGACGAGGTAAGGGACCTCGCAAAAAAACACAGGCCCAAACTTATAATAGCAGGCGCCAGCGCCTATCCAAGGATAATCGACTATAAGCTGTTCCGGGAGATAGCAGACGAAGCGGGTGCGTACTTCATGGTCGATATGGCGCATATCGCTGGTCTTGTGGCGACAGGACTGCATCCCAGTCCAGTGCCCTATGCCGATTTTGTAACGACGACAACACACAAGACACTTCGCGGCCCCAGGGGCGGCATGATCCTGTGCAGGGATGAGATGGGCAAAAAGCTCAATTCGAGCGTATTCCCGGGTATGCAGGGCGGACCGCTGATGCACGTTATCGCAGCAAAGGCCGTCGCACTTAAAGAGGCCATGCAGCCCGAATTCAAGACATATCAGGAGCAGGTCGTAAAGAACGCAGCGGCCATGGCGGACGAATTCATAAAACTCGGATTCAAACTCGTCTCAGGCGGGACAGACAATCACCTCATGCTTATGGACCTTTCCGAAACGGACATAACAGGTAAAGACGGCCAGACGTGGCTTGACGACGCCTGGATAACCGTGAACAAGAACACCGTTCCGAACGAGACCAGGAGTCCGTTCGTCACATCAGGCATCCGCATAGGGACGCCCGCTGTAACGACGAGAGGCATGAAAGAAGCCGATGTCAGAAATATTGCCGGTATGATAGCACGAATTTTGAACTCCAAGGGCAACCCGGACGTAATCGAAGAAGTAAGAAAAGAGGTCGGGGAGTTGACCTCGAAATTCCCAATCTATCAGGAGCTCTAA
- the rpiB gene encoding ribose 5-phosphate isomerase B, with protein sequence MRIAIACDHGGITLKETVKKALREAKCEIIDLGTDSTESVDYPDYAAKAIQALKDGACERIILVCGTGIGMSIAANRVFGIRATLCHDAYTVRMAREHNDSNCLVMGARVIGPGVAEEMIKIWLETPFAGGRHHGRLEKIEFRAAEINKY encoded by the coding sequence ATGAGGATAGCCATCGCTTGCGACCACGGCGGCATAACGCTTAAGGAGACTGTAAAAAAAGCCTTGAGAGAGGCAAAGTGTGAAATAATCGACCTCGGAACCGACTCGACCGAATCGGTCGATTATCCCGATTATGCGGCAAAGGCCATCCAGGCATTAAAAGACGGGGCATGCGAGCGGATCATACTCGTATGCGGAACGGGAATAGGCATGTCGATAGCGGCAAACCGGGTTTTCGGCATACGCGCCACCCTTTGCCACGATGCCTATACCGTACGCATGGCTCGCGAACACAATGATTCAAACTGTCTGGTCATGGGCGCCAGGGTAATCGGACCAGGGGTTGCGGAAGAAATGATAAAAATATGGCTTGAAACACCCTTTGCTGGAGGACGCCACCACGGCAGGCTTGAAAAAATCGAGTTCAGGGCTGCTGAAATAAATAAATATTAG
- the fabF gene encoding beta-ketoacyl-ACP synthase II yields the protein MDRIVFTGMGIVSPLGCTAEELWNNVSSGRSGIAKIDFLEGLQTDFGGLALSFNPSKYLGNKDSGRLDRYAQMGVTAGLDAVNQAGIAKDTYPEFRTGVIIGTGAGGVFTYEEQNTVFRERGPKRMSPLSVPMYIPNMATGYLSILTGAKGPGMSVASACATGAHALGLAARLIQAGDADCMIAGGVESCVTRFIVAGFGAMRSLSTRNSDPQGASRPFDKNRDGFVMSEGGAVFVLEKESSARERGAKILGYLLGIGMTLDAYHIVAPDPNSPAVAYAMRQALKESGLQPEQIGYINAHGTSTQLNDKAETVAIKKVFGTHAYKLKISSTKSMTGHLIGGAAALETAISIMALNNSTLPPTINLDTPDPECDLDYIPGVAVPTDAKYCMNNSFGFGGQNACLVIGKGE from the coding sequence ATGGACCGGATTGTTTTTACGGGGATGGGGATTGTTTCACCCCTCGGATGTACAGCAGAAGAGCTCTGGAACAATGTTTCATCAGGCAGGTCGGGTATAGCGAAAATTGACTTCCTGGAAGGGCTCCAGACAGATTTCGGGGGTCTGGCGCTGAGCTTTAATCCCTCAAAATACCTTGGCAACAAAGATTCCGGCAGACTTGACCGTTATGCCCAGATGGGCGTTACGGCAGGCCTCGATGCGGTAAATCAGGCAGGCATTGCAAAAGACACATATCCTGAATTCAGGACTGGTGTAATCATAGGTACAGGTGCCGGCGGGGTTTTCACATATGAGGAACAGAATACCGTATTCAGGGAAAGGGGACCAAAAAGAATGTCTCCTTTGTCGGTGCCGATGTATATCCCCAACATGGCAACTGGTTATCTCTCCATCCTCACAGGGGCAAAAGGCCCGGGTATGTCCGTAGCCTCTGCCTGTGCAACTGGCGCGCACGCTCTAGGCCTTGCCGCAAGGCTTATCCAGGCTGGAGACGCCGACTGCATGATAGCGGGCGGTGTTGAGTCCTGTGTGACAAGGTTCATAGTTGCGGGATTCGGTGCGATGAGGTCACTTTCCACAAGAAACAGCGACCCGCAAGGCGCATCACGTCCATTTGACAAAAACAGGGACGGTTTTGTGATGAGCGAAGGAGGCGCGGTTTTTGTCCTGGAAAAAGAAAGCTCTGCAAGAGAAAGGGGGGCAAAAATTCTCGGTTATCTTCTCGGAATCGGGATGACCCTTGATGCATATCATATCGTTGCCCCTGACCCCAACAGCCCTGCCGTTGCTTATGCAATGCGGCAGGCCCTGAAGGAATCCGGGCTTCAGCCTGAACAGATCGGATATATTAACGCCCACGGCACATCCACTCAATTAAACGACAAGGCGGAAACCGTTGCCATAAAAAAGGTTTTCGGCACGCATGCATATAAATTAAAGATCAGTTCGACAAAATCCATGACCGGCCATCTTATCGGAGGAGCGGCCGCACTGGAAACCGCCATAAGCATCATGGCGCTCAATAATTCCACGCTACCCCCGACGATCAATCTTGATACACCCGATCCGGAATGCGACCTCGATTATATACCTGGTGTGGCCGTTCCCACTGATGCAAAATACTGCATGAACAACTCATTCGGCTTTGGCGGACAGAATGCATGCCTTGTCATAGGAAAAGGCGAATAG
- a CDS encoding acyl carrier protein, producing MADVQKRVIELIAEQLDRNASEITPEMSFADDLGADSLDLVELIMAVEDEFGIEIPDDAAESIKFVKDAIKYVQDKLAQK from the coding sequence ATGGCAGATGTACAAAAACGTGTCATAGAACTGATTGCAGAGCAGCTTGACCGGAATGCTTCAGAGATTACACCCGAAATGTCTTTTGCTGATGATCTTGGTGCGGATTCATTGGATCTTGTCGAGCTGATAATGGCCGTGGAGGATGAATTCGGAATTGAAATACCTGACGATGCAGCTGAAAGCATAAAATTTGTCAAGGATGCCATAAAATACGTCCAGGACAAACTGGCACAAAAGTAA
- the fabD gene encoding ACP S-malonyltransferase produces MPYCIVFPGQGTQFKGMAGGLNLADIPDELGKLMSEGPEEELNLTTNAQPAVLSVSIALWKDSGFDSPAMVMGHSLGEYSALVASEALDFADALALVRKRGEFMQDSPPGSMAAVMGITETDLSETISTIGDVYIANINGAGQIVISGTKDAIEKALPLLKEKKARVVPLSVSVASHCPLMNDASEKLSEYLDKINIRKPHCDIIFNATAGTETDPAQIRNLLKQQLTNPVRWAQSVEYAVSKGIDTFIEIGPRSVLASLIKKIVPAIRCETLTVKQ; encoded by the coding sequence ATGCCGTATTGCATAGTCTTTCCCGGTCAGGGAACGCAGTTTAAAGGAATGGCCGGGGGTCTTAATCTTGCCGATATTCCCGATGAACTCGGAAAACTTATGTCCGAGGGTCCGGAGGAAGAACTCAATCTTACCACGAATGCGCAGCCTGCCGTACTCTCAGTCAGTATTGCGCTGTGGAAGGATTCCGGATTCGATTCACCCGCAATGGTAATGGGACACAGCCTGGGCGAATATTCCGCCCTTGTTGCTTCAGAGGCGCTTGATTTTGCGGATGCGCTTGCCCTGGTAAGGAAACGGGGTGAATTCATGCAGGACTCGCCGCCGGGTTCAATGGCTGCTGTCATGGGAATCACCGAAACTGACCTTTCAGAAACCATTTCCACTATTGGTGATGTTTACATTGCTAATATAAACGGGGCAGGCCAGATTGTCATCTCAGGAACAAAAGACGCAATTGAAAAGGCGTTGCCGCTATTGAAGGAAAAGAAGGCAAGGGTGGTCCCTTTGAGTGTAAGCGTGGCATCACACTGTCCTCTGATGAATGATGCAAGTGAGAAACTCTCGGAATATCTTGACAAAATAAACATCAGAAAACCTCACTGCGATATTATTTTCAATGCAACAGCAGGCACCGAAACAGATCCTGCACAGATAAGAAACCTTTTGAAACAGCAGCTGACAAACCCGGTAAGATGGGCCCAATCGGTTGAATACGCAGTATCCAAAGGGATTGATACTTTTATTGAAATCGGACCCAGGTCCGTGCTTGCTTCTTTGATAAAGAAAATCGTCCCCGCGATCAGATGCGAAACATTAACTGTAAAGCAATAA
- the rpmF gene encoding 50S ribosomal protein L32 translates to MPVPKRRHSTTRRDKKRANDHAILPAISFCPNCNEPKPPHRVCPSCGYYKGKEIVKPKEEKDKK, encoded by the coding sequence ATGCCTGTACCAAAGAGGAGACATTCTACAACAAGAAGAGACAAAAAGAGGGCGAATGACCATGCGATTCTGCCGGCAATTTCGTTCTGCCCTAATTGCAATGAGCCCAAACCGCCCCATAGGGTATGCCCGAGCTGCGGCTATTATAAAGGCAAGGAAATCGTAAAACCCAAAGAAGAAAAAGACAAGAAATAA
- a CDS encoding DUF177 domain-containing protein has translation MASIQKIDDIKIPVDSIADSGFENTLSFKPEILGEILLSDDIKALKPLDIHYVLTREGDMIHADINIKSEIETLCSICLGCMKYPIDITLVTDYLPAHADMQGDLEALRQSQEIGYYRKDICLGAFILSEMVLSMPIRYECRNGCKGLCPVCGVNLNEGVCSCEKKPDPRLEKLAILKTKLRRE, from the coding sequence ATGGCTAGCATACAGAAAATAGATGACATAAAGATACCTGTCGACAGCATCGCGGACTCAGGGTTTGAAAACACGCTATCATTCAAACCTGAAATCCTCGGGGAGATTCTGCTTAGTGACGACATAAAAGCCCTCAAACCTCTGGATATCCATTATGTTCTAACAAGAGAGGGCGACATGATCCATGCTGATATCAATATTAAATCGGAAATAGAGACCCTGTGCTCAATCTGTCTTGGGTGCATGAAATATCCGATAGATATAACCCTTGTCACAGACTATTTGCCGGCACATGCTGACATGCAGGGAGATCTTGAAGCATTGAGGCAGAGCCAGGAAATCGGTTATTACAGAAAGGATATCTGCCTGGGGGCTTTTATTCTTTCAGAGATGGTGCTGTCGATGCCGATAAGATATGAGTGCAGGAACGGATGCAAGGGGCTCTGCCCCGTATGCGGCGTCAACCTCAATGAAGGTGTGTGTTCCTGTGAAAAAAAGCCTGACCCGAGACTGGAAAAACTAGCAATATTAAAGACAAAACTCAGGAGGGAGTAA
- a CDS encoding ATP-binding protein yields MAEMLKNSDPFQPKVFNLKIMGNNEEVFLESILNHLRDVILVIKKDMSIAWASPSIFSEWGYESGKLIGTDINMILSPYAARTFMKAFDEAVSVNVPPPSIEMPLELSVTAREGSTLWVEARCSLISDFNGGGSAIVCCCRDTSLRKLIDDTMQENISLLQILIDSIPDAIFIIDKNGYIEGVNRSFEDAIGQPGATLTGKTLKDMGNSSPNELISWLNTILANLEGSAKVSLDQVMYADGEIRDIVFNMIPYLSSSGESLGTIGIIYDVTERKRLETSLRKETNELKIAREELSKKNAELEAAYSELKETQAQILQQEKMASIGQLAAGVAHEINNPMGFISSNLSSLSKYVDKLSDFMTTQAKLADTCPDGEMKCELEEKRKKLKIDFIQGDIKDLIVESIEGAERVKKIVQDLKTFSRNDQLEYKESDINECMESTINIVWNELKYKATVIKEYGDIPFVKCFPQQINQVFMNILVNAVHAIETAGEIRVKTWDENGWVYAMISDNGHGIPPENLKKIFEPFFTTKEVGKGTGLGLSITYDIVRKHGGDISVKSEQGKGTTFTVRLPIAGVNLDE; encoded by the coding sequence ATGGCGGAAATGTTGAAGAACAGCGATCCTTTTCAACCGAAGGTGTTTAACTTAAAGATCATGGGAAATAACGAAGAAGTCTTTCTTGAAAGCATTTTAAATCATCTTAGAGATGTTATTCTTGTGATAAAAAAAGATATGAGCATTGCATGGGCAAGCCCGTCAATATTCAGCGAATGGGGCTATGAAAGCGGCAAGCTTATCGGCACGGATATAAATATGATATTGAGTCCCTATGCCGCCAGAACCTTCATGAAGGCGTTTGATGAAGCGGTATCGGTCAATGTCCCTCCTCCATCTATCGAGATGCCCCTCGAACTGTCGGTTACGGCCAGAGAAGGATCGACCCTGTGGGTTGAAGCAAGATGCAGTTTAATCAGTGATTTTAACGGTGGAGGCAGTGCCATAGTCTGCTGCTGTCGTGATACATCGCTGAGAAAACTGATAGACGACACAATGCAGGAAAACATAAGCCTGCTTCAGATACTTATAGATTCAATACCCGATGCCATTTTCATAATCGACAAGAACGGATACATTGAAGGGGTGAACAGGTCGTTTGAGGATGCCATCGGTCAGCCCGGGGCGACACTGACCGGCAAAACGCTGAAGGATATGGGCAACTCATCACCCAATGAGCTGATCAGCTGGCTAAACACCATTCTGGCAAACCTTGAAGGCAGTGCAAAGGTATCCCTTGATCAGGTAATGTATGCCGATGGTGAGATCAGGGATATAGTGTTTAACATGATACCGTATCTAAGCTCGTCAGGGGAAAGCCTCGGGACAATAGGCATAATATATGATGTTACGGAAAGAAAACGTCTGGAAACTTCACTAAGGAAAGAAACCAATGAGCTTAAAATTGCCCGGGAGGAACTTTCAAAGAAAAATGCAGAACTTGAGGCTGCGTATTCCGAGCTGAAAGAAACTCAAGCCCAGATTCTGCAGCAGGAGAAGATGGCATCCATCGGACAGCTTGCTGCCGGAGTGGCTCATGAAATCAACAACCCGATGGGTTTCATTTCGAGCAACTTGAGCTCCCTCTCAAAATATGTGGACAAACTTTCTGATTTCATGACGACACAGGCTAAACTTGCCGATACCTGCCCGGATGGTGAAATGAAGTGCGAGCTTGAGGAGAAAAGGAAGAAACTGAAGATAGACTTCATACAGGGTGATATAAAAGACCTTATCGTGGAATCCATAGAAGGGGCCGAAAGGGTCAAGAAAATAGTTCAGGACCTGAAAACATTTTCAAGGAACGATCAGCTTGAATACAAGGAATCGGATATAAACGAATGCATGGAAAGCACGATCAACATCGTCTGGAATGAACTCAAATATAAGGCGACAGTTATAAAGGAATACGGTGACATTCCCTTCGTCAAGTGCTTCCCGCAGCAGATAAACCAGGTATTCATGAACATTCTGGTCAATGCAGTTCATGCAATAGAAACAGCAGGGGAAATCCGGGTGAAAACATGGGATGAAAACGGATGGGTTTATGCCATGATATCCGACAACGGGCACGGGATTCCGCCGGAAAATTTGAAAAAAATATTCGAGCCTTTTTTCACTACGAAAGAGGTCGGAAAGGGGACAGGTCTTGGTTTGAGCATTACGTATGACATAGTCAGAAAACATGGTGGTGATATATCTGTAAAGAGCGAACAGGGCAAGGGGACGACATTTACTGTCCGCCTGCCGATAGCCGGGGTGAATTTGGATGAATAG
- a CDS encoding response regulator: MNSKIRVLFVDDEPPILNTLKRLFMDCGFDILTAESGEEGLEKLEKDPPVHIIVSDYRMPGMNGVEFLKIVSTRWPETIRLVLSGYADTANVVAAINDGQIFKFIPKPWNDEDFKNIVIDAAEKYHVQEHNMVTLSAWKLIESLPIIMLRFDIKGNIVWMNVKAAEVFGEETHRKNISEVLPETETVVSSAYESGEATKILLVRGRRYQADAALLVKDGNKEGCVLVLDDRD; encoded by the coding sequence ATGAATAGCAAGATCAGAGTTCTTTTTGTCGATGATGAGCCGCCGATACTCAATACGTTAAAGCGACTGTTCATGGATTGCGGATTTGATATCCTGACTGCGGAGTCGGGTGAAGAGGGGCTGGAGAAATTGGAAAAAGACCCGCCCGTACATATAATAGTATCCGATTACAGAATGCCGGGTATGAACGGTGTGGAATTTCTGAAAATAGTCAGCACCAGATGGCCGGAAACCATAAGGCTTGTCCTTTCAGGTTATGCTGATACGGCAAATGTCGTCGCTGCAATCAATGACGGTCAGATATTCAAGTTCATTCCGAAACCCTGGAATGATGAAGACTTTAAAAACATTGTCATTGACGCGGCGGAAAAATATCATGTCCAGGAACACAACATGGTAACTCTAAGCGCGTGGAAGCTTATAGAATCCCTGCCTATTATAATGCTCAGGTTTGACATCAAGGGGAATATTGTATGGATGAATGTTAAAGCCGCCGAAGTTTTTGGAGAAGAGACACATCGTAAAAATATTTCAGAGGTGCTGCCGGAGACGGAAACAGTCGTATCCAGCGCGTACGAATCAGGGGAAGCAACTAAAATTTTACTGGTGAGAGGCAGGCGCTATCAGGCCGACGCCGCATTGCTTGTTAAAGACGGTAACAAGGAGGGCTGTGTCCTGGTTCTGGATGACAGAGACTGA
- a CDS encoding HD domain-containing phosphohydrolase, translating into MSEKVLIIDDDLASLHTIERILSDLGIDVILSTDPLEALSIIKEHEISVVVSDYIMPEINGLELFSKLKNIAPDIKRILITGHGDLNTAISAINECDIFRFIPKPWKDKLLIESVSDAINEYRIVKSMRRSDESMLLSLAQTVELKDPYTRGHCDRVADVAISIAERLELSDDTKKHIRHGSWLHDCGKIGVPESILNKDGPLTAEEMDIVKKHPVWGAHVATLAQCPETVINIINYHHERYDGLGYPEGKRGTDIPVEARIVATADIFDALSSDRPYRKAFPVEKALSMLEGMRNKELDPVLLDIFFSTINQKR; encoded by the coding sequence ATGTCTGAAAAAGTACTTATCATAGATGATGATCTGGCGAGCCTTCATACCATTGAAAGGATACTCTCCGATCTTGGAATCGATGTAATACTGTCTACAGATCCGCTTGAGGCGCTTTCCATCATCAAAGAACATGAAATATCGGTCGTGGTGTCGGATTATATAATGCCAGAAATCAACGGCCTGGAGCTGTTCTCTAAGCTGAAAAACATTGCCCCGGACATCAAGCGCATTCTGATTACAGGCCATGGGGATTTAAATACCGCCATATCAGCTATAAACGAATGCGATATTTTCAGATTCATACCCAAACCATGGAAAGACAAGCTTTTGATTGAATCGGTCAGTGATGCCATCAATGAATACAGGATTGTCAAATCGATGCGGCGCTCGGATGAAAGCATGCTCCTGTCTCTTGCCCAGACTGTTGAACTTAAGGATCCGTATACAAGGGGGCACTGCGACAGGGTTGCCGATGTCGCGATCTCGATTGCGGAAAGACTTGAACTGTCTGACGATACAAAGAAACATATCAGGCACGGAAGCTGGCTTCACGACTGCGGAAAGATAGGGGTTCCAGAGTCGATACTGAATAAAGACGGGCCGCTTACAGCAGAAGAAATGGATATTGTTAAAAAGCATCCGGTATGGGGGGCGCATGTAGCCACCCTTGCTCAGTGCCCGGAAACAGTCATCAACATAATAAATTATCATCATGAACGCTATGACGGACTGGGTTATCCTGAAGGCAAGCGCGGGACAGATATCCCTGTGGAAGCCCGGATTGTTGCCACTGCAGATATTTTTGATGCCCTGTCGTCCGACAGGCCCTACAGAAAGGCGTTTCCAGTTGAAAAGGCGCTATCCATGCTTGAAGGGATGAGGAATAAGGAACTTGACCCGGTCCTTCTGGACATTTTTTTCTCAACAATAAATCAAAAGAGGTGA